A single region of the Manihot esculenta cultivar AM560-2 chromosome 12, M.esculenta_v8, whole genome shotgun sequence genome encodes:
- the LOC110607213 gene encoding CASP-like protein 1C1 — translation MAKIKRICTLLLRLIAFGTTLAAAIVMATSHETSSFFAVSFEAKYSDTPAFKYFVIANAIASVYGFLVLFLPSDSLLWRLVVAMDVVVTMLLTSSVSAALAIGQVGKKGNSNAGWLPICGQVPKYCNQVTGALAAGFVAVITYAVLLLYAIHAVLNPLLVQKT, via the exons ATGGCCAAGATCAAGAGAATCTGTACTCTTCTGCTCAGGCTCATTGCCTTTGGAACCACACTAGCAGCTGCAATTGTTATGGCTACTAGCCATGAGACCAGTTCCTTCTTTGCTGTGTCGTTTGAAGCTAAGTACAGTGACACTCCTGCCTTCAA GTACTTTGTGATTGCAAATGCAATTGCCAGCGTTTATGGATTCTTAGTTCTCTTTCTTCCTTCAGATAGCCTGCTCTGGCGATTAGTCGTTGCCATGGATGTG GTTGTGACGATGTTGTTGACATCAAGCGTTTCGGCGGCACTGGCGATTGGTCAGGTGGGAAAGAAAGGGAATTCAAATGCAGGGTGGTTACCGATCTGTGGGCAAGTTCCAAAGTACTGTAACCAAGTGACAGGAGCATTAGCTGCTGGATTCGTTGCTGTCATAACTTATGCAGTTCTCCTTCTCTATGCTATTCACGCTGTTCTTAATCCTCTTCTTGTTCAAAAAACCTAG